In Deltaproteobacteria bacterium, one DNA window encodes the following:
- the malE gene encoding maltose/maltodextrin ABC transporter substrate-binding protein MalE, which translates to MKNIIKLLGIITIVTYSFGHFAQAAEPGKLLVWINGDKGYNGLQKVGDQFSQKAGVSVVVEHPEAATEKFQQAAAAGKGPDIWCWPHDRIGEWSQAGLIVPITPSKTVKNSIEPFAWNAFTTQGKIWGYPLSIEAIGLIYNKALVKNAPKSFDDVIKLDKKLTAQGKKAILWDYNNTYFTWPILAANGGYVFAKDKAGNLDPNKVGVNTKGAIKGAELLDKLIKTGAMPQGASYARMESAFNNGEVAMMITGPWAWDNLRKSKIDFGVAPIPDVGKKHSKPFVGVLGCMIAAPSPNKDIAKEFLENYVLQVEGLKTINVDVPLGTPANKAFFKELASNPNIKATMENARRGEPMPNIPQMGKFWSAMASALENITNGRQKPKEALDAAAARILAK; encoded by the coding sequence ATGAAAAATATAATTAAGCTACTCGGCATTATAACCATTGTAACTTATAGTTTCGGTCATTTTGCCCAAGCTGCTGAACCAGGTAAATTGTTGGTTTGGATTAATGGCGATAAAGGTTATAACGGATTACAAAAAGTTGGTGATCAATTTTCGCAAAAAGCCGGGGTATCAGTGGTAGTAGAACACCCTGAGGCAGCAACCGAAAAATTTCAACAAGCAGCTGCAGCCGGTAAAGGTCCGGATATTTGGTGTTGGCCACATGATCGTATTGGTGAGTGGTCACAAGCAGGCCTTATTGTACCAATAACCCCATCAAAAACTGTCAAAAACAGTATTGAGCCATTCGCATGGAACGCATTTACCACTCAAGGAAAAATTTGGGGTTATCCACTATCTATTGAAGCTATCGGCCTCATTTATAACAAAGCATTAGTAAAGAATGCTCCAAAAAGTTTCGATGATGTAATTAAGCTTGATAAAAAACTAACAGCTCAAGGTAAAAAAGCTATTTTATGGGACTATAACAACACATATTTTACTTGGCCGATATTAGCGGCAAATGGTGGATATGTTTTTGCAAAAGATAAAGCGGGAAATCTTGATCCCAATAAGGTTGGTGTTAATACAAAAGGAGCTATTAAAGGAGCTGAACTTTTAGATAAATTAATTAAGACTGGTGCAATGCCGCAGGGTGCATCTTACGCCCGTATGGAATCAGCCTTTAATAATGGCGAAGTAGCCATGATGATTACTGGCCCGTGGGCATGGGATAATCTTAGAAAGAGCAAAATTGATTTTGGCGTTGCTCCAATTCCAGATGTAGGCAAGAAACATTCAAAACCATTTGTCGGCGTACTTGGTTGTATGATTGCAGCTCCTAGCCCGAACAAAGATATTGCTAAAGAGTTTTTAGAAAATTACGTTCTTCAGGTAGAAGGTTTAAAAACTATTAATGTGGATGTTCCCCTTGGTACTCCAGCTAATAAAGCATTTTTTAAAGAACTAGCCAGCAATCCAAATATTAAAGCCACAATGGAAAATGCGCGGCGCGGTGAACCAATGCCAAATATACCGCAAATGGGAAAATTCTGGTCAGCTATGGCTTCTGCCCTCGAAAATATTACCAACGGTCGTCAAAAGCCCAAAGAAGCGCTTGATGCAGCTGCGGCAAGAATTTTGGCGAAGTGA
- the malG gene encoding maltose ABC transporter permease MalG, producing MIVQGKHQRWRKLAAHIFLIVFIALIMFPLLMIISISLRPGNFASGTLIPSDLSLEHWKLALGISYVGADGELVKPPFPVMHWLWNSVKIAGISAFGIVVLATTAAYAFARLRFKFKTTMLNTIMLLQMFPCVLALVAIFSIFDTIGNYVPWLGVETHAGLILAYLGGISMHIWTIRSYFQTIPVEIEEGATVDGASPWQAFIHILLPMAIPILLVVFVLAFIGTIIEYPVASILLRQEQNLTLAVGSKYYLYEQNYLWGDFAAAAVLSGLPITFVFLLAQRWIVSGLTAGGVKG from the coding sequence ATGATTGTCCAAGGCAAACATCAACGTTGGCGTAAATTAGCGGCACATATTTTTCTCATAGTGTTTATTGCCTTAATTATGTTTCCGCTTCTAATGATTATATCCATTTCGCTTCGTCCTGGTAATTTTGCTTCAGGGACGCTTATTCCTTCTGATCTTAGTCTTGAACATTGGAAACTAGCGTTAGGAATTTCTTATGTTGGTGCTGATGGTGAGTTAGTTAAACCACCATTTCCAGTGATGCACTGGCTATGGAATTCTGTAAAAATAGCTGGTATCTCTGCATTTGGCATCGTAGTTTTAGCAACAACTGCAGCTTATGCCTTTGCGCGTCTGCGTTTTAAATTTAAAACTACAATGCTTAATACTATTATGCTGCTGCAGATGTTTCCGTGCGTATTGGCTTTGGTGGCTATATTTTCAATTTTCGATACTATTGGAAATTATGTGCCATGGCTGGGGGTTGAAACACATGCTGGTTTAATTCTTGCCTATCTTGGTGGCATTTCTATGCATATTTGGACTATCCGTAGCTATTTTCAAACGATACCAGTTGAGATTGAAGAAGGTGCAACGGTTGATGGGGCTTCACCTTGGCAAGCTTTCATTCATATATTATTGCCAATGGCAATACCGATTTTGTTAGTGGTTTTTGTTTTGGCTTTTATTGGTACTATTATCGAATACCCGGTAGCATCAATTCTTTTACGTCAAGAGCAAAATCTTACTCTTGCAGTAGGCTCAAAATATTATCTCTACGAGCAAAATTATTTATGGGGAGATTTTGCTGCCGCCGCTGTGCTTTCGGGTCTTCCTATTACTTTTGTTTTTTTGCTAGCACAACGTTGGATAGTATCAGGGTTAACTGCCGGCGGAGTAAAGGGCTGA
- a CDS encoding helix-turn-helix domain-containing protein, whose product MTKPLNCSCGGKLKPNTIKDIDLTPLFGIRGTFKEAVLGLRCDTCKAETFTAQTIEQMLVALTLVVLSQPRILTAKEARYLRKAVLSLTQAALAKRMGINVITIADWERGERPLSKEHDYELRGITLANLLERPSTLNFYFDAVKQNIAHILMSPRVTAPPKRVKNYVVKALVKPAA is encoded by the coding sequence ATGACCAAACCGCTTAATTGCAGTTGTGGCGGCAAACTCAAGCCAAATACTATTAAAGATATCGATCTTACTCCTCTTTTTGGTATACGCGGTACATTTAAAGAAGCAGTACTCGGATTGCGTTGTGATACTTGCAAGGCTGAGACTTTCACTGCGCAAACGATTGAGCAAATGCTTGTTGCTTTAACACTTGTTGTTTTATCGCAACCTCGTATTCTCACTGCTAAAGAAGCACGGTATTTGCGTAAAGCTGTTTTATCATTAACTCAAGCAGCTCTAGCAAAACGTATGGGTATTAATGTAATAACCATTGCCGACTGGGAACGTGGCGAGCGACCTTTATCTAAAGAGCATGACTACGAACTCAGAGGCATAACTTTAGCAAATCTTTTAGAACGTCCATCTACTCTTAATTTTTATTTTGATGCAGTCAAACAAAACATTGCGCATATCTTAATGTCGCCCAGAGTCACAGCACCACCAAAGCGCGTTAAAAACTATGTAGTAAAAGCATTGGTAAAACCTGCGGCTTAA
- the malF gene encoding maltose ABC transporter permease MalF, with protein sequence MFGKIVKGVAITLLAAVLLYLVGLIYIRGNPLWAVSFLALLVFTFYIFLAPRAYNYRYLFPGLAGIAIFVVFPLLYTVQIGFTNYSAVNLLSFDRAKKYLLDETVRKEGSGMHFSLYQDNEEYWLVLQPMQNEDDETTAEQADIDSNKQSFITSRIKLLTATLKQPLDAVLQKNDTKQTNEPLPISRIIKLRQALSNIKVRLPDGEILSYAGIREFAFMQSVYTEGPENSLNKRATGETIKPNFDTGFFETTAGARLSPGFKVGIGINNYIRMATDPEFRRPFFYIFIWTVVFAGLTVFFTLAVGFTLAVILNWPSLRFSTMYRTLLFLPYAVPGFISILIFKGLFNANFGEINIILNALFGIKPQWFADATLAKIMILIVNTWLGYPYIMILCMGFIKAIPYDLYEASAIAGAGPLTNFFKITLPLTIKPLMPLLIASFAFNFNNFVLISLLTTGRPDFLNTHVPAGTTDILVSYTYRIAFEDSGQNFGLAAAISTVIFVMVALLSILNLKLTRVNQQESR encoded by the coding sequence ATGTTCGGCAAAATTGTCAAAGGCGTAGCTATAACGTTGCTCGCTGCAGTACTACTATACCTTGTTGGTTTAATATATATACGAGGTAATCCTTTGTGGGCAGTAAGTTTTTTGGCACTCTTGGTATTTACTTTTTATATCTTTTTAGCTCCTCGTGCATATAACTATCGATATTTATTTCCCGGTTTGGCGGGTATTGCCATATTTGTTGTATTTCCTTTGCTCTATACAGTGCAAATAGGCTTTACCAATTATAGTGCGGTAAACCTTTTATCGTTCGATCGTGCTAAAAAATATCTTCTTGACGAGACAGTTCGTAAAGAAGGTAGCGGTATGCACTTTTCATTATATCAAGATAATGAAGAATATTGGTTAGTTTTGCAACCTATGCAAAATGAAGATGATGAAACAACAGCAGAACAAGCTGATATTGACAGCAATAAACAGAGTTTTATTACATCGCGTATAAAACTATTAACTGCAACACTTAAACAACCGTTAGATGCTGTTTTGCAAAAAAACGATACCAAACAAACAAATGAACCACTACCGATAAGTCGTATAATTAAATTACGCCAGGCATTAAGTAATATTAAAGTGCGTCTACCTGATGGCGAAATATTATCATACGCCGGTATACGTGAGTTTGCTTTTATGCAATCAGTTTATACTGAAGGCCCTGAAAACTCTCTTAATAAACGAGCTACAGGTGAGACTATTAAACCTAATTTCGATACTGGTTTTTTTGAAACCACTGCAGGCGCAAGGCTTTCACCAGGTTTCAAAGTTGGGATTGGTATTAATAACTATATCCGTATGGCAACTGACCCAGAATTTAGAAGACCCTTTTTCTACATTTTTATATGGACCGTTGTTTTCGCTGGGTTAACTGTATTTTTTACGTTGGCAGTTGGTTTTACGCTTGCGGTAATTTTAAATTGGCCATCACTGCGATTTAGCACTATGTATCGTACTTTGTTGTTTTTGCCCTATGCCGTACCAGGCTTTATTTCTATCTTAATTTTTAAAGGGTTGTTTAACGCCAATTTTGGCGAAATTAATATTATATTAAATGCACTATTCGGTATTAAGCCCCAATGGTTTGCCGATGCCACGTTAGCCAAAATTATGATATTGATTGTTAATACTTGGCTTGGTTACCCATATATTATGATTTTGTGTATGGGTTTTATCAAGGCCATACCTTATGATTTGTATGAAGCCTCAGCAATTGCAGGTGCAGGACCTTTAACTAATTTTTTTAAAATTACTTTGCCGCTTACCATAAAACCACTAATGCCATTATTGATTGCTTCTTTTGCATTTAATTTTAATAACTTTGTTTTAATTTCACTATTAACCACCGGTCGTCCAGATTTTCTTAATACTCATGTACCTGCAGGTACAACAGATATTTTAGTGTCTTATACTTACCGCATAGCTTTTGAAGACTCTGGTCAAAATTTTGGCTTAGCGGCAGCTATTTCGACTGTTATTTTTGTAATGGTTGCATTGTTATCAATACTGAACTTAAAACTAACTCGCGTTAATCAACAAGAATCACGTTGA
- a CDS encoding DUF4258 domain-containing protein: MKNLIVPLRAIKHTIRSDNWRPDPHLFKQITKRNIALVDVLAAVVNAKRIEPHDMRPLHQRGESFRVYGHNNDGRHLGVGVELVIDDDDNFVVIITAFVKEK, from the coding sequence ATGAAAAATCTGATAGTGCCCTTACGTGCTATAAAGCACACTATTCGCTCTGATAATTGGCGGCCAGATCCGCATCTGTTCAAACAAATAACTAAGCGCAATATTGCATTAGTTGATGTTTTAGCAGCAGTGGTTAATGCAAAACGAATCGAGCCGCATGATATGCGACCACTTCATCAGAGAGGAGAAAGTTTTAGAGTTTATGGTCATAATAATGATGGCAGGCACCTCGGGGTTGGTGTTGAATTAGTCATAGATGATGACGACAATTTCGTTGTTATCATTACAGCCTTTGTAAAGGAGAAATAA
- a CDS encoding GNAT family N-acetyltransferase, whose protein sequence is MDKKVEYSLKHGFDEMDFDKVTDMLKDTYWCAGIKKAEVLQSATNSALVVGAFAFDGMQISYARVISDKTRFAYILDVIVDESCRRQGIGQAMVTHILTHSELKDVYQWVLATKDAHGVYEKVGFKSFAKPEYWMEIRYQRPER, encoded by the coding sequence ATGGATAAAAAAGTCGAATATTCTTTGAAGCATGGCTTTGATGAAATGGATTTCGATAAGGTTACTGACATGCTGAAGGACACTTATTGGTGCGCAGGTATCAAGAAGGCCGAAGTCTTGCAAAGCGCCACTAACTCGGCGCTTGTTGTCGGTGCTTTCGCTTTTGATGGCATGCAAATCAGTTATGCACGTGTTATTTCAGACAAAACCCGCTTTGCTTATATTTTGGATGTGATAGTGGACGAGTCTTGTCGTAGACAAGGAATTGGTCAAGCAATGGTGACCCATATCTTAACTCACTCGGAATTGAAAGACGTCTATCAATGGGTACTTGCCACCAAGGATGCGCACGGGGTGTATGAAAAAGTCGGTTTTAAGTCTTTTGCGAAACCGGAATATTGGATGGAAATCAGATATCAGAGGCCAGAAAGGTAG
- a CDS encoding EAL domain-containing protein yields the protein MTVSNTKMQKNESVTSLRVMVVDDDEAVGRMIVRMLKSESYLPEFFSDPKKALKAAQANDYCLIITDIIMPEMNGIDLMREIRRFDFDVPIIFLTGTPSIDTAKKAVEIGAFRYFTKPPEHEEMVSALRKAAFNYQITKIRRRASALQGIQRDGPVDLLGLEVSLDAALESLWMAYQPIVYAQDGSIFAYETLMRSESKTLLNPGAILSAAETLGRLDDVGRRVREIAPDPFLDQSTNALLFINLHPRDLLDVSLLDRSTPLASMSNRVVLEITERASLDKIPNAVETIYYLREQHYRIAVDDLGSGYAGLTSFATLEPNFVKLDMALIRNVDTNQTKQKLVHSIVDLCRAMDVLVVAEGIETANERNKCIELGVDLMQGYFIAKPAKAFPTVNW from the coding sequence GTGACCGTGAGTAATACAAAAATGCAAAAAAACGAAAGTGTCACATCGTTAAGGGTTATGGTGGTTGACGATGATGAAGCCGTCGGTCGAATGATAGTCCGTATGCTTAAATCTGAGTCATATTTACCAGAGTTTTTTAGCGACCCCAAAAAAGCGCTTAAGGCAGCACAGGCTAACGATTATTGCCTGATCATCACTGATATTATTATGCCCGAGATGAACGGCATCGATTTGATGCGTGAGATTCGCCGCTTTGATTTCGATGTTCCGATCATCTTCTTGACTGGAACACCATCTATCGATACCGCTAAAAAGGCCGTTGAGATTGGCGCCTTTCGTTACTTCACCAAACCACCCGAGCACGAAGAAATGGTATCGGCGTTGCGCAAAGCCGCCTTCAACTACCAGATAACCAAGATCAGACGCAGGGCCTCTGCCCTACAAGGCATACAACGCGACGGCCCTGTAGATCTTCTTGGTCTTGAAGTGTCTCTTGATGCCGCCTTAGAAAGCCTCTGGATGGCATACCAGCCAATTGTTTACGCCCAAGACGGTTCGATCTTCGCGTACGAAACTCTGATGCGAAGCGAGAGTAAGACGCTACTAAATCCAGGTGCGATCCTTTCTGCTGCCGAAACACTCGGACGTCTCGATGATGTTGGACGTCGGGTGCGAGAAATTGCTCCAGATCCATTTTTAGACCAGAGCACCAATGCTCTGCTTTTTATCAACTTACACCCAAGAGATCTTTTAGATGTAAGTCTGCTTGATCGCTCAACCCCATTGGCATCAATGTCTAATCGCGTCGTTCTTGAAATAACCGAACGAGCCTCCCTCGACAAAATTCCCAATGCGGTTGAAACTATTTACTATCTACGTGAGCAGCACTACCGCATTGCTGTAGATGATCTCGGCTCTGGATATGCCGGCTTAACAAGCTTCGCAACACTAGAACCCAACTTCGTCAAACTCGACATGGCACTCATTCGTAATGTTGACACCAATCAAACGAAACAAAAACTAGTGCATTCGATTGTCGATTTATGCCGAGCAATGGATGTGTTGGTTGTCGCCGAAGGCATCGAGACTGCTAACGAACGAAATAAATGTATCGAACTAGGTGTAGACCTGATGCAAGGTTACTTTATAGCTAAACCAGCAAAAGCTTTTCCAACAGTAAATTGGTGA